Proteins encoded within one genomic window of Nitrospina gracilis 3/211:
- a CDS encoding secretin N-terminal domain-containing protein, whose amino-acid sequence MARLNKPYCAFAVAWVLWGGVSCASNPYYDSPLSKNNAAEINRTFDSQVPDAFGPQPGGQGPSSELMMSQPEFVSESLGEEGVRLEQLRRDGPRFTLSAQDADIKNILLALSKGVRQNLVIDPDIRRKVTVDLKDVTMSEALENILSPLHLDYKFDGKFIRVFKQKMETRMFRLNYIVSQRAGVSNVQSLSGQGTSGIQNSVVSGSSGSNSGGGVGGGNNGGNQQSELMNRTFTQMVTSERNDLWREIFFGLKRIVEGKIEDPNQMDEEKIFGDQQGGGRQSGSSGQQQAGGMLGNLLGINPPSAQTQPVRDDETGSKLPSPTDEEKKSDSYFTINRQAGVVIVHHYPDVLLEVAEFLEAVEGSVQRQVFIQAKILEVNLNEEYRLGVDWSQVSPLKIINDGDPDILQGLSPGPGQPFNLGNSAGAGSALGTMVAGAGGIFYGLSNTQISVLIDALGQQGNVSVLSSPKIATLNNQRAVIKVGTEDIFFLPIVIPATTTQASATQFVPSQITIGIVLDVLPQINMDGTVIMSINTSVSERSGERTSPDGLNTVPILDVRESNNVVMARSGQTIVIGGLMKNTRRRDNNEVPFLGKIPLLGKLFQYEASVDEKTELVIILTPKVMVGQSIDERLKQEYERFKQFMTPTQTQAMMEE is encoded by the coding sequence ATGGCAAGGTTAAACAAACCATATTGTGCCTTTGCTGTCGCGTGGGTTTTGTGGGGCGGCGTTTCCTGTGCATCGAACCCGTACTACGATTCACCGCTTTCAAAAAACAACGCGGCGGAAATCAACCGGACTTTTGACAGCCAGGTGCCGGACGCCTTCGGTCCGCAACCGGGGGGGCAGGGCCCTTCGTCCGAATTGATGATGAGCCAGCCGGAGTTTGTTTCGGAAAGCCTGGGCGAGGAAGGCGTACGGCTGGAACAATTGCGGCGGGACGGTCCCCGGTTCACCCTTTCGGCCCAGGACGCGGATATCAAGAACATCCTGCTGGCGCTGTCGAAAGGTGTCCGGCAGAACCTCGTCATCGATCCCGACATCCGTAGGAAAGTGACTGTGGACCTCAAGGACGTGACCATGTCGGAAGCGCTTGAGAACATCCTCAGTCCGCTTCATCTCGATTATAAGTTCGACGGCAAATTCATCCGCGTCTTCAAGCAGAAGATGGAGACGCGCATGTTCCGGCTCAATTACATCGTGTCCCAGCGGGCGGGGGTCAGCAACGTGCAGTCGCTGAGCGGCCAGGGCACTTCCGGCATTCAGAACAGCGTCGTGTCCGGTTCTTCCGGTTCCAATTCGGGAGGTGGAGTCGGTGGCGGCAACAACGGCGGAAATCAACAGAGTGAATTGATGAACCGCACGTTCACGCAGATGGTCACCTCCGAACGCAACGACCTGTGGCGCGAGATTTTCTTCGGCCTGAAACGCATCGTCGAGGGCAAGATTGAAGATCCCAACCAGATGGACGAGGAGAAAATCTTTGGGGATCAGCAGGGCGGGGGGCGGCAGTCTGGATCCAGCGGCCAGCAGCAGGCCGGCGGGATGCTGGGAAACTTGCTGGGCATCAACCCGCCGTCGGCCCAGACCCAGCCGGTGAGGGACGACGAAACGGGAAGCAAGCTCCCCAGCCCCACGGATGAGGAGAAGAAATCGGACAGTTATTTCACCATCAACCGGCAGGCGGGCGTGGTCATCGTTCACCATTACCCGGATGTGTTGCTGGAGGTGGCGGAGTTCCTGGAAGCGGTGGAGGGCTCCGTTCAGCGGCAGGTGTTCATCCAGGCCAAGATCCTGGAAGTGAACCTGAATGAAGAATACCGGCTGGGTGTGGATTGGAGCCAGGTCAGCCCGTTGAAGATCATCAACGACGGCGATCCGGACATTCTCCAGGGATTGAGCCCGGGACCGGGCCAGCCTTTCAATTTAGGCAATTCCGCCGGAGCGGGAAGCGCACTGGGAACCATGGTGGCGGGTGCGGGCGGCATTTTTTACGGGCTCAGCAACACCCAGATCAGCGTGTTGATCGATGCGCTCGGACAGCAGGGCAACGTCAGCGTGCTGTCCAGCCCGAAGATCGCGACTCTCAACAACCAACGGGCGGTGATCAAGGTCGGGACGGAGGACATTTTTTTCCTGCCCATCGTCATTCCAGCCACCACCACGCAGGCCTCGGCCACGCAGTTTGTGCCGTCGCAGATCACCATCGGCATCGTTCTGGATGTGCTGCCGCAGATCAACATGGACGGCACGGTGATCATGAGCATCAACACCAGTGTTTCGGAGCGGTCGGGAGAGCGCACTTCGCCGGACGGATTGAACACGGTACCCATTCTCGACGTGCGTGAATCGAACAATGTGGTCATGGCCAGGAGCGGGCAGACCATCGTCATCGGCGGCCTCATGAAAAACACGCGCCGGAGGGACAACAACGAAGTTCCATTCCTCGGCAAGATTCCTCTGTTGGGAAAACTGTTTCAGTACGAAGCCAGCGTGGATGAAAAGACCGAGTTGGTAATCATCCTCACGCCGAAAGTCATGGTGGGTCAATCGATCGATGAACGCTTGAAGCAGGAGTACGAACGGTTCAAGCAGTTCATGACGCCCACGCAGACCCAGGCGATGATGGAAGAATAG
- a CDS encoding AAA family ATPase, giving the protein MYTVFYNFKEKPFSLTPDPRFIFFSDGHQEALDHMMYGISQREGFMAVTGGIGTGKTTLCRALLENMDEKDKVALILNPILSSSDLLRALVQDLRVQPRYMEQKQNAQEPDIWVEENGKSDEKWTVEQVKWLRNASKKELLDALNDFLLDQYAAGGSTVVIIDEAQNLSLDVLEQIRLLSNLETDKEKLLQIIFVGQTEFEEKLNLPQLKQLNQRISVRYDLRPLTSEETRTYVYHRLRVASTTPRVTFSRGAFKAIYSYTQGYPRLINLVCDRALLAGYNERTKCIDAKHVRQAIKSLLGDEDQRPSFDLVMKLRLAVAASILFFVAGGLFFVQGDSAFSRTVNNLKHSIGSAISIGTPAEAKGVPTLQPKLPSVQAPVQKPKVTSEKTKPVQVLQEAPKQVLSVVPPENIIRLPLNFPAPVEEELFRIQISSWSKQANAARVLKGLDKKGFEGYIRESTISGKPWYVVYIGPYGTIKKARDDMHRLEAEGNDPILLSYSPKGIEGGL; this is encoded by the coding sequence GTGTATACGGTATTTTACAACTTCAAGGAAAAACCATTCAGCCTGACACCAGATCCCAGGTTCATCTTTTTCAGTGATGGTCACCAGGAAGCGCTGGACCATATGATGTACGGCATCAGCCAGCGGGAAGGATTCATGGCCGTCACCGGGGGAATCGGCACCGGAAAGACGACGTTGTGCCGGGCTCTTCTGGAGAACATGGATGAAAAGGACAAGGTGGCCCTGATCCTGAATCCCATTCTTTCCTCCTCCGACCTCCTGCGGGCGCTGGTGCAGGATCTCAGGGTGCAGCCCCGTTATATGGAACAAAAGCAGAACGCGCAGGAGCCGGATATCTGGGTGGAGGAAAACGGCAAGAGTGACGAAAAATGGACCGTGGAGCAGGTCAAGTGGCTGCGCAACGCCTCCAAAAAAGAACTTCTGGATGCGTTGAACGATTTCCTGCTGGATCAGTATGCGGCCGGAGGCTCGACGGTGGTCATCATCGATGAGGCGCAGAATCTTTCCCTGGATGTCCTGGAGCAGATCCGCCTGTTGTCCAACCTGGAGACGGACAAGGAAAAACTCCTGCAGATCATTTTTGTCGGACAGACCGAATTCGAAGAAAAACTGAACCTGCCCCAGCTCAAGCAACTCAACCAGCGAATTTCGGTTCGTTACGATCTGCGGCCCCTGACCAGTGAAGAGACCCGCACTTACGTGTATCACCGCCTGCGTGTGGCTTCCACCACGCCCCGGGTCACCTTCAGCCGCGGCGCGTTCAAGGCCATCTATTCTTATACGCAGGGTTACCCGAGGCTGATCAACCTCGTCTGCGATCGGGCCCTGCTTGCGGGGTATAACGAACGTACCAAGTGCATCGACGCCAAACACGTGCGGCAGGCGATCAAGAGCCTTCTGGGCGACGAGGACCAGCGTCCCAGTTTCGATCTGGTCATGAAACTGAGACTTGCAGTTGCGGCATCCATCCTGTTTTTTGTGGCGGGCGGGTTGTTTTTCGTTCAGGGAGACTCCGCGTTTTCACGAACCGTAAACAACCTGAAGCATTCCATCGGTTCGGCTATCTCCATCGGAACACCGGCGGAGGCAAAAGGGGTTCCGACACTGCAGCCAAAGCTGCCTTCTGTCCAGGCGCCAGTACAGAAACCCAAGGTCACTTCGGAAAAAACGAAACCGGTGCAAGTTTTGCAGGAAGCGCCGAAGCAGGTTCTGAGTGTAGTTCCCCCCGAGAACATAATCCGGTTGCCCCTGAACTTTCCGGCACCGGTGGAGGAGGAACTGTTCCGCATCCAGATCAGCTCCTGGAGCAAGCAAGCCAATGCCGCCCGGGTTTTGAAGGGTCTGGATAAAAAAGGGTTTGAGGGATATATCCGGGAAAGCACCATTTCCGGCAAACCCTGGTATGTTGTCTATATCGGGCCGTATGGTACAATTAAAAAAGCCCGCGACGACATGCATCGTCTGGAAGCCGAAGGCAACGACCCGATTCTGCTTTCCTACAGTCCAAAGGGCATAGAAGGCGGCCTCTAA
- a CDS encoding tetratricopeptide repeat protein, translated as METQQTNQPEQETETIVTVTSETEQQVVGDESISVVPNESDRATTEKMKTGFDPRSLDDKSRYFNIATFHHRNKDYFAALKYYEKAKRLDPTNARIHNNRALIYKEMGKPQEAIGELLQAVRLDSNYGKAYNNLGLIYYKMGDGINAVRYFEKATELDPANVESINNLAILYKQQRHYRRAELLYRKVINLEPRHPEGYYNLALLYEETGRLKDAIVYYNRFVELAASTRPALTLKVRGHIQKLQEKSQS; from the coding sequence ATGGAGACGCAGCAAACCAATCAGCCGGAACAGGAAACAGAGACCATTGTGACGGTGACCAGCGAAACGGAGCAGCAGGTGGTGGGCGACGAATCCATTTCGGTTGTTCCCAATGAAAGCGACCGCGCCACAACGGAAAAAATGAAAACCGGGTTCGATCCTCGATCCCTGGATGATAAATCGCGCTATTTCAATATCGCCACATTCCACCACCGCAACAAAGATTATTTTGCGGCGTTGAAATATTATGAAAAAGCGAAGCGGCTGGATCCCACCAACGCGCGCATTCATAACAACCGGGCTTTGATCTATAAGGAAATGGGCAAACCCCAGGAAGCCATAGGCGAATTGCTTCAGGCCGTCCGGCTCGATTCCAACTACGGCAAAGCCTACAACAATCTGGGCCTCATTTATTACAAGATGGGAGACGGAATCAATGCCGTTCGTTATTTCGAGAAGGCGACGGAGCTTGATCCCGCAAACGTGGAAAGCATCAACAATCTTGCCATCCTCTACAAGCAGCAGCGGCACTATCGGCGAGCCGAGTTGCTTTACCGGAAGGTCATCAACCTGGAACCCCGCCACCCGGAGGGGTATTACAATCTCGCCCTCCTGTATGAGGAAACGGGTCGCCTGAAGGATGCGATCGTGTACTACAACCGGTTCGTCGAACTGGCTGCCTCCACCCGCCCGGCCCTCACCCTGAAGGTGCGCGGCCATATTCAGAAATTACAAGAAAAGTCGCAAAGCTGA
- a CDS encoding DUF502 domain-containing protein, with product MKSFVKKYLIAGLLILFPVGLTVFVLAFVINLLDRVMAPWISLAIVRWNIPLPEDFYLPGLGFFLVCLFIFIVGLVATNFFGRKLVALSDRILHQTPIVRSIYTTIKKVVDSVSEADTGSFDQVVVVKYPHDGMRMFGLVAGRTRGEVREHSGDEDPVNVFVPLIPNVTLGFYLVLPRKDVTPMDITVEEGMKYLMSFGLAKGEGKKSSSSPHEN from the coding sequence TTGAAATCGTTTGTCAAAAAGTACCTGATTGCGGGACTGTTGATCCTGTTCCCTGTCGGCCTTACCGTATTTGTCCTGGCGTTTGTGATCAATTTGCTGGATCGCGTGATGGCACCGTGGATCTCTCTCGCCATCGTGCGCTGGAACATTCCCCTTCCAGAGGATTTTTATCTCCCGGGCCTGGGTTTCTTTCTGGTCTGCCTGTTTATCTTCATCGTCGGTCTTGTGGCGACCAACTTTTTCGGCAGGAAACTGGTCGCTCTGAGCGACCGGATCCTGCACCAGACGCCCATAGTCCGCAGCATTTACACCACGATCAAGAAGGTGGTCGATTCGGTTTCCGAGGCGGACACCGGTTCGTTCGACCAGGTGGTCGTTGTGAAATACCCGCACGATGGCATGCGGATGTTCGGGCTGGTGGCCGGCCGCACGCGGGGAGAGGTGAGGGAGCATTCGGGCGATGAGGATCCCGTCAACGTGTTCGTGCCTTTGATCCCCAACGTCACGCTTGGGTTTTACCTGGTTCTGCCCAGAAAGGATGTCACTCCCATGGACATCACTGTGGAGGAGGGGATGAAGTACCTGATGTCCTTTGGCCTGGCGAAAGGGGAAGGAAAAAAGAGTTCTTCCTCACCTCATGAAAATTAG
- a CDS encoding MotE family protein, with protein MNHTQKRFRKFPALLAALFLAGTTLAGAQTGDSPQTKSESGSGNTKGNLNLPSTDKSRLEMNMETFRMLEMIEKKNRELEKREEELALREKNLKDLEKKVRSDLQKIEEALARSEEQVGIKRDLIQKNVESLVKMYSSMKATEAATLLENMDQDIAVQILSKMKSRDAGAVLGKMNTQVARNLTEKIAGKSKKP; from the coding sequence GTGAACCATACGCAGAAACGCTTCCGAAAATTCCCCGCCCTGCTGGCCGCCCTGTTCCTGGCCGGAACCACACTGGCGGGGGCCCAGACCGGCGACTCCCCCCAGACGAAATCAGAATCCGGCTCCGGCAACACCAAGGGCAACCTCAATCTGCCCAGCACGGACAAGTCCCGCCTCGAGATGAACATGGAAACGTTCCGCATGCTTGAGATGATTGAAAAAAAGAACCGCGAGCTGGAAAAACGGGAAGAAGAACTGGCCCTGCGCGAAAAAAACCTGAAAGACCTGGAAAAGAAAGTACGCAGCGACCTTCAGAAAATTGAAGAAGCTTTGGCGCGGAGCGAGGAACAGGTCGGCATCAAACGCGACCTCATCCAGAAAAACGTGGAATCGCTGGTGAAAATGTATTCCAGCATGAAAGCTACGGAAGCCGCCACCCTGCTGGAGAACATGGATCAGGACATCGCCGTGCAGATTTTGTCCAAGATGAAAAGCCGGGACGCCGGCGCCGTGCTGGGCAAGATGAACACCCAGGTGGCCAGAAATCTCACCGAAAAAATCGCCGGCAAATCCAAAAAACCCTGA
- the fliJ gene encoding flagellar export protein FliJ, producing the protein MSFRLEGLLRVRKNQENMVQRAFAEINAQLVAHRETLNRLNERRNQQKKNLNRKFSENLDPSTLGLYDNYFEGGRLEEKQNLQTIDEVSGKMEAKRLELAETMKKRRTLEVLKEQQILREKKEAEKKETAFLDDVASSQWHRREP; encoded by the coding sequence ATGAGTTTCCGGCTGGAAGGGCTTTTGCGGGTCCGTAAAAACCAGGAGAACATGGTTCAACGTGCGTTCGCGGAGATCAACGCACAACTGGTAGCTCACCGGGAAACCCTGAACCGTTTGAATGAACGCCGCAATCAACAGAAGAAAAACTTGAACCGGAAATTTTCAGAGAATCTGGACCCCTCCACATTGGGTCTTTATGACAATTATTTTGAAGGGGGGCGGCTGGAAGAAAAGCAAAACCTCCAAACGATCGATGAGGTGTCCGGCAAAATGGAGGCCAAGCGGCTGGAGTTGGCAGAGACCATGAAAAAACGCCGCACTCTGGAGGTCCTCAAAGAACAACAGATACTTCGCGAAAAGAAGGAAGCGGAAAAGAAAGAGACCGCGTTTCTCGATGACGTTGCCTCCTCCCAATGGCACAGGAGGGAGCCGTGA
- a CDS encoding FliI/YscN family ATPase, whose protein sequence is MPDTIDLQKYDSFIDNVSMVRKQGRVVRITGLIVEGNGPAVSLGALCTIHSRQNKKFVDAEVVGFRDNKILLMTLGDMAGIEPGSVIVAKEEAPAFNVSEHLLGRVIDGTGNPIDGLGPIPMGKEYPVQGKPVNPLDRTRIAEPLDVGIGAINGLLTLGKGQRVGIMAGTGVGKSVLLGMIARNTTAEVNVIGLIGERGREVKEFIEENLGPEGMKRSVVIAVASDQPPLVRIRGAYLATTIAEYFRDEGNDVLLMMDSLTRFALAQREIGLSVGEPPTTRGFTPSVFSLLPRLLERAGTSAAAGSITALYTVLVEGDDINEPVSDAVRAILDGHIVLSRRLSSHNHYPAIDILESISRMMIEVVTPEHYQLSMQFKDILATYREAEELINIGAYAQGSNPKIDQAIQKIEAFNQYLRQGMNESRSFSDSVAQLHHVLHEEPAGGDA, encoded by the coding sequence ATGCCCGACACCATCGATCTGCAAAAATACGACAGCTTCATCGACAATGTGTCAATGGTTCGCAAGCAGGGCCGCGTCGTGCGGATCACCGGATTGATCGTGGAAGGCAACGGACCCGCCGTGTCCCTGGGCGCATTGTGCACCATCCATTCCCGCCAGAACAAAAAGTTTGTGGATGCGGAGGTGGTCGGTTTCCGCGACAACAAAATACTGCTGATGACTCTGGGCGACATGGCCGGCATTGAACCCGGCAGCGTGATCGTCGCCAAGGAAGAAGCCCCCGCATTCAACGTCTCCGAACACCTGTTGGGCCGCGTGATCGACGGCACGGGAAATCCCATTGACGGTCTCGGGCCCATCCCGATGGGCAAGGAATATCCGGTACAGGGAAAGCCTGTGAATCCGCTCGACCGCACCCGTATTGCGGAACCCCTTGATGTCGGTATCGGCGCCATAAACGGCCTGCTCACCCTCGGCAAGGGACAGCGTGTGGGCATCATGGCCGGAACGGGCGTCGGCAAATCGGTCCTTCTGGGAATGATCGCGCGCAACACCACCGCGGAGGTCAACGTCATCGGCCTCATTGGCGAACGCGGTCGCGAGGTGAAAGAATTCATCGAGGAAAACCTGGGACCCGAAGGGATGAAACGTTCCGTGGTAATCGCTGTCGCTTCCGACCAGCCTCCTCTTGTGCGTATCCGTGGCGCGTACCTGGCCACCACGATTGCGGAATACTTTCGCGACGAAGGGAACGACGTGCTGCTGATGATGGATTCGCTGACCCGCTTTGCGCTGGCGCAGCGGGAAATCGGCCTGTCCGTCGGAGAACCGCCGACCACGCGCGGGTTCACCCCATCCGTGTTCTCACTCCTTCCACGTCTTCTGGAACGTGCGGGCACCTCCGCCGCCGCAGGGTCGATCACCGCCCTGTACACCGTGCTGGTGGAAGGTGACGATATTAACGAACCGGTATCCGACGCCGTCCGCGCCATTCTGGACGGTCACATCGTGCTGTCGCGCCGTCTGTCATCGCACAATCATTACCCGGCCATCGACATCCTGGAAAGCATCAGCCGTATGATGATCGAAGTGGTGACACCGGAACATTACCAGTTATCGATGCAGTTCAAGGACATTCTGGCAACCTACCGCGAGGCGGAAGAACTGATCAATATCGGGGCCTACGCGCAGGGAAGCAACCCAAAAATCGATCAAGCCATTCAGAAAATTGAAGCCTTCAACCAGTACCTGAGGCAGGGCATGAACGAGTCGCGTTCGTTTTCAGACAGCGTGGCACAATTGCACCATGTGCTGCATGAAGAACCGGCGGGAGGTGACGCATGA
- a CDS encoding FliH/SctL family protein, producing MSETFKPFRSKEDVEGSGKDPKSPATSGDAPFQFQDFGVRRDLPRGFKFDLEKSRNFDEHNIEKAKQSVQEVFADALERIKAKAEEVKAQAREEGHKTGYEEGYKAGEEAARKEFTPFLETLTEGVEELGKFRSSMYAKLEREMVNMVVGIAKKIIETDLASREDSVRDIIRLAVGSILDRETLVIKVHPRDREHAENYTQELDRLFPDIRNVRVEGHASVPRGGCRVESNFGNVEADIDRLKAEIDKLLHRAPPLPEELQDYPEPSIQPEPVAAESDEENGENEQMDPSASAPEERPAEEPGDSGDENETDPKNES from the coding sequence TTGTCTGAAACGTTCAAACCATTCCGTTCAAAGGAAGACGTCGAGGGGTCCGGCAAGGATCCCAAATCGCCCGCCACTTCCGGGGACGCTCCGTTCCAGTTCCAGGATTTTGGAGTGCGGCGCGACCTGCCCCGGGGCTTCAAGTTCGATCTCGAGAAATCCCGCAACTTTGACGAACACAACATCGAAAAAGCCAAACAGAGTGTGCAGGAGGTGTTCGCCGACGCCCTCGAACGAATCAAGGCCAAGGCGGAGGAAGTCAAGGCCCAGGCGCGGGAGGAAGGGCACAAAACCGGTTACGAAGAAGGCTATAAGGCGGGAGAGGAAGCGGCGCGCAAGGAATTCACCCCGTTTCTGGAGACGCTCACCGAAGGCGTGGAAGAGCTAGGGAAGTTCCGCAGTTCCATGTATGCCAAGCTGGAACGCGAGATGGTGAACATGGTGGTCGGCATCGCCAAAAAAATCATCGAAACCGACCTTGCCAGCCGCGAAGACAGCGTGCGCGACATCATTCGCCTGGCCGTCGGTTCCATCCTCGATCGCGAAACGCTGGTCATCAAGGTTCATCCGCGGGACCGCGAGCACGCAGAAAATTACACCCAGGAACTCGACCGCCTGTTCCCCGACATTCGCAATGTGCGGGTGGAGGGCCATGCTTCCGTACCACGTGGCGGATGCCGGGTGGAATCGAACTTCGGCAACGTGGAAGCGGACATCGATCGCCTGAAGGCGGAAATCGACAAACTCCTGCACCGCGCACCCCCTCTTCCGGAAGAGTTGCAGGACTACCCGGAACCATCCATCCAACCGGAACCCGTAGCCGCGGAATCCGATGAAGAAAACGGGGAAAACGAACAAATGGACCCGTCCGCCTCCGCACCGGAAGAAAGACCCGCGGAAGAACCCGGCGATTCCGGTGACGAAAACGAGACCGATCCCAAAAACGAGAGCTGA
- the fliG gene encoding flagellar motor switch protein FliG, which produces MGTMNPKTNQKLTGPEKAAIFLMAMGEEQAAKILAQMDEREIQSIGNYISAVSDVETSTVDQITREFFTNITSGIGGGLGVSGLDFLKSTLLQALPADKATEILNNVTLPGEDLGGGLDTIRMLEPKVIAQFLSNEHPQTAAIVMAHMDSALASATLKEMKEEFRTEVIYRLATLERVSPQVIRDLDEALQSEFRTSGAISGSKMGGLDTAVTVISELDRATETSLLSNLDEIDPDLANEIRNLRFTYEDILKLDDNGLQMVLKEVQSEDLLMSLKTASDEVKNKIYSNMSDRAANMLKEDLDALGPTKVSEVERAQQKVVQVIKRLEEEGKLAIGGGAEELV; this is translated from the coding sequence ATGGGCACAATGAATCCCAAAACCAACCAGAAACTGACCGGTCCCGAAAAGGCCGCCATCTTTCTCATGGCGATGGGCGAGGAACAGGCCGCGAAGATCCTCGCGCAGATGGACGAGCGCGAGATCCAAAGCATCGGCAACTACATATCCGCCGTGAGCGACGTCGAAACCTCCACGGTCGATCAGATCACGCGCGAGTTTTTCACCAACATCACCTCCGGCATCGGCGGTGGCCTGGGCGTTTCCGGTCTGGACTTTTTGAAGAGCACGCTGTTGCAGGCCCTGCCCGCGGACAAGGCGACGGAAATCCTGAACAACGTCACCCTGCCCGGCGAGGACCTGGGCGGCGGACTGGACACCATCCGCATGCTGGAGCCGAAGGTCATCGCGCAGTTTCTGTCCAACGAACATCCACAAACCGCGGCGATTGTCATGGCGCACATGGACTCCGCCCTGGCGAGCGCCACGCTGAAGGAAATGAAGGAAGAGTTCCGCACCGAGGTCATTTATCGCCTGGCCACGCTGGAGCGTGTGTCGCCGCAGGTCATCCGCGATCTCGATGAAGCGCTGCAGTCCGAGTTCCGCACTTCCGGCGCGATTTCCGGAAGCAAGATGGGCGGCCTGGACACGGCCGTGACGGTAATCAGCGAACTCGACCGCGCGACGGAAACCTCCCTGCTGTCGAACCTGGACGAGATCGATCCCGATCTCGCCAACGAAATCCGCAACCTGCGCTTCACGTACGAAGACATTCTCAAGCTGGACGACAACGGTCTGCAGATGGTTCTCAAGGAAGTGCAGTCCGAAGACCTGTTGATGTCGCTCAAAACCGCGAGCGACGAAGTGAAAAACAAAATTTACTCCAACATGTCCGACCGTGCCGCCAACATGCTGAAGGAAGACCTCGATGCCCTGGGTCCGACGAAAGTCAGCGAGGTGGAACGCGCCCAGCAGAAGGTGGTGCAGGTGATCAAGCGGTTGGAGGAAGAAGGCAAACTGGCCATCGGTGGAGGCGCGGAAGAACTTGTCTGA